The following are encoded in a window of Microcaecilia unicolor chromosome 14, aMicUni1.1, whole genome shotgun sequence genomic DNA:
- the LOC115457231 gene encoding sialic acid-binding lectin-like codes for MRAFQLLLSPLPCLSLLLALIFPSTSQNYDEFRKKHIDSRTNKKHNNQYCNTIMEQKINRDTGTCRKVNTFIHAPEKVVVILCRRIPNAMKTSTKKFSLTICKLQRKRGQRCTYKAKNEFRRIEIKCEDSLPVHFCGDVPPVKDKHWRERGGGWELLSVSDQIKCE; via the coding sequence ATGAGGGCGTTTCAGCTGCTTCTCAGCCCCCTTCCCTGCCTGTCCCTCCTCCTGGCCCTCATCTTCCCATCCACCTCGCAGAACTACGATGAGTTCAGGAAGAAACACATCGACAGCAGGACGAACAAAAAGCATAACAACCAGTACTGCAACACCATTATGGAGCAAAAAATCAATCGTGATACAGGAACGTGCAGGAAAGTGAATACGTTCATCCATGCGCCAGAGAAGGTGGTCGTGATCCTGTGTCGGAGGATCCCAAACGCGATGAAAACCAGCACCAAGAAATTCAGCCTCACCATCTGCAAGCTCCAGAGGAAAAGGGGGCAGCGCTGCACGTACAAGGCGAAAAACGAGTTCCGGAGGATCGAAATCAAGTGTGAAGACAGCTTGCCAGTGCATTTCTGTGGGGATGTGCCCCCGGTAAAGGACAAGCATTGGAGGGAGCGGGGAGGGGGCTGGGAACTCCTTTCAGTTTCCGATCAAATCAAATGTGAGTAG